Proteins co-encoded in one Ancylomarina subtilis genomic window:
- a CDS encoding 1-acyl-sn-glycerol-3-phosphate acyltransferase has protein sequence MISESEYDDIRPYCDSEVPEVIERLIKNDDFLKFALQLFPDLSREKIEASLSQVKTVDDFQSMFIVPLADNIIKNTTKGISIEGLDKLDKNESYLFISDHRDIILDSALLNILLYRNDFSTTEIAIGSNLLIQPWISDLVKLNKSFVVKRNASVRDMLVNSNQLSSYIGYALNTKKSSVWIAQREGRTKDGDDRTQQSLLKMLQMSGSKTFSEHFRALRIVPVAISYEYEPCDALKSRELFLKETEVGYKKTPKDDLLSMLKGMINEKGRVHFRVGKPISEMLDVIEEMDDSRDKFKALAELIDYKIHKNFKLWPDNYIAFDILNQTNEYQDHYTDEEKDLFLKHMDKKLGTVDGDRERLKEIFFEIYANPVKNQIELTKPDFVNENL, from the coding sequence ATGATTTCTGAATCAGAATATGATGATATACGTCCCTATTGCGACTCTGAAGTTCCAGAGGTAATAGAACGATTAATTAAGAATGATGATTTTTTAAAGTTTGCCTTGCAATTATTTCCGGATTTATCCAGAGAAAAAATTGAAGCGAGCTTGTCGCAGGTAAAAACGGTTGACGATTTTCAATCGATGTTCATTGTTCCTTTGGCAGATAACATCATTAAAAACACCACAAAAGGAATTAGCATCGAAGGGCTGGATAAATTGGATAAAAATGAGAGTTATCTGTTTATTTCTGACCATCGAGATATTATTCTGGATTCTGCTCTGTTAAATATTCTACTTTATAGAAACGACTTTTCGACAACGGAGATTGCTATTGGGTCTAATCTTCTGATTCAACCCTGGATCAGTGATTTGGTAAAGTTGAATAAGAGCTTTGTTGTAAAACGTAATGCCTCAGTTCGAGATATGCTGGTCAATTCAAATCAGTTGTCATCATACATTGGGTATGCGCTAAATACAAAGAAATCTTCGGTCTGGATCGCACAGCGTGAAGGAAGAACCAAGGATGGAGACGATAGAACACAGCAAAGTTTGTTGAAAATGTTGCAGATGAGTGGTAGTAAAACCTTCTCTGAGCATTTTAGGGCCTTAAGAATTGTTCCTGTCGCTATCTCTTATGAGTATGAGCCTTGTGATGCATTAAAATCCCGTGAGTTGTTCCTAAAAGAGACTGAAGTCGGTTATAAGAAAACGCCTAAGGACGATTTGTTGAGCATGCTAAAAGGGATGATCAATGAAAAGGGAAGAGTGCATTTTAGAGTTGGGAAACCCATTTCGGAAATGTTGGATGTAATAGAGGAGATGGACGATAGTCGTGATAAGTTTAAGGCTCTGGCTGAATTAATCGACTATAAAATTCATAAGAATTTTAAGCTGTGGCCGGATAATTATATTGCTTTTGACATTTTGAATCAAACCAACGAATATCAGGATCATTATACCGATGAGGAAAAAGATCTGTTCCTAAAACATATGGATAAAAAATTGGGAACGGTTGATGGTGATCGTGAGAGACTTAAGGAAATCTTTTTTGAGATATATGCCAATCCAGTAAAAAATCAGATTGAGTTAACAAAGCCTGATTTTGTAAATGAAAATTTATAG
- a CDS encoding M23/M56 family metallopeptidase, with translation MTDFILYSIKSGLCLAIFYGFYQLVLVKETHVKRNRFYLLTALVLSFVLPTINFTLDHEQLAKANQFVWEFENSVEDQLQFSEPNIAEGFSFSYRFWICFFYVLGVITILGRFIFNLVSIFKIIRANEIKKEGDLNLIYLEQAHSPYSFFSYVFLNPSILSKTENKQILLHESIHSKQLHSIDLLIIELFKAFFWFNPIIYLFKNALVEVHEYCADQACIVDATNKISYQQCLLKHVESKMNLNLTSAFKSSLTLKRIKMIKKSNTSVWAHLRLILILPVLFVSMLSFNYSEIKSMNKEDKTIPAGRHFMMPIKASADVRMTSPYGERMHPIKKKMLFHKGIDIAAPQGTPIYAIADGQVKQLQMKHVEGKAYGRYIIIQHDGGMASLYSQMSRYNVDLGQKVKKGDVIGYVGQSGISTGPHLHLEVKKNGENVNPADFIDFTSLKRN, from the coding sequence ATGACTGATTTTATTCTTTATTCAATTAAGTCAGGCCTGTGTTTAGCCATTTTTTATGGTTTTTATCAACTCGTATTGGTCAAAGAAACGCATGTGAAAAGGAATCGTTTTTATTTGTTAACGGCTCTGGTATTATCTTTTGTTTTGCCCACGATTAATTTTACGCTGGATCATGAGCAATTAGCTAAAGCCAATCAATTTGTTTGGGAGTTTGAAAATTCTGTCGAAGATCAGTTACAGTTCTCAGAACCTAATATTGCGGAAGGATTTAGTTTTAGTTATCGCTTTTGGATCTGTTTTTTTTATGTGCTCGGTGTTATAACAATTTTAGGCCGATTCATTTTTAATTTAGTTTCAATTTTTAAAATCATTAGAGCCAATGAAATAAAAAAAGAGGGGGATTTGAACTTGATTTATTTGGAACAAGCTCATTCGCCGTATTCTTTCTTTAGTTATGTCTTTCTGAATCCGTCAATTCTTTCAAAGACAGAAAATAAGCAGATTCTTTTGCACGAGTCAATTCATTCAAAACAGTTGCATAGTATCGATTTGCTTATTATCGAATTATTTAAAGCCTTCTTTTGGTTTAATCCGATTATCTATCTATTTAAAAATGCTTTGGTTGAGGTACATGAATACTGTGCAGATCAGGCTTGTATCGTTGATGCTACAAACAAAATTAGTTATCAACAGTGTTTACTAAAGCATGTAGAAAGTAAAATGAATTTAAACCTGACTAGCGCCTTTAAATCATCATTAACACTAAAACGAATAAAAATGATTAAAAAATCAAATACATCTGTATGGGCTCATCTGAGGCTGATCCTTATACTTCCCGTCCTTTTTGTTTCCATGTTGAGTTTCAATTATTCCGAGATAAAATCTATGAACAAGGAGGATAAAACGATTCCAGCAGGCCGTCATTTCATGATGCCTATTAAAGCTTCAGCCGATGTGAGAATGACATCACCTTATGGCGAAAGAATGCATCCTATTAAGAAAAAGATGCTGTTTCACAAAGGAATCGATATCGCAGCTCCCCAAGGCACACCTATTTATGCCATAGCTGATGGACAGGTTAAGCAACTTCAAATGAAACATGTGGAGGGTAAAGCTTATGGGCGTTACATAATAATCCAACATGATGGAGGTATGGCGAGTTTGTATTCCCAAATGAGTCGTTATAATGTCGATCTGGGGCAGAAAGTGAAAAAAGGGGATGTGATTGGTTATGTCGGTCAATCTGGTATCTCAACAGGACCGCATTTGCATCTGGAAGTCAAGAAGAATGGAGAGAATGTAAATCCTGCTGATTTTATTGATTTTACTAGTCTTAAAAGGAATTAA
- a CDS encoding BlaI/MecI/CopY family transcriptional regulator: MKELTKAEEQIMQYLWKLEKAFLKDIVSEFPEPRPANTTVATVIRILVKKGFIGFETFGKTNQYFPLVPKKVYAREFMSGMIKSFFNNSAKGFASFFTKEQDLSLSELEEMKALIEEQIQNKKSNSDD; the protein is encoded by the coding sequence ATGAAAGAATTGACAAAAGCAGAAGAACAAATCATGCAATACTTATGGAAGCTGGAAAAAGCTTTCCTTAAGGATATTGTGTCAGAATTTCCAGAACCACGACCCGCTAATACAACTGTTGCTACCGTGATTCGAATTCTGGTTAAAAAGGGATTTATAGGCTTTGAAACTTTTGGTAAAACCAATCAGTATTTCCCTTTAGTGCCTAAAAAAGTGTATGCCCGGGAGTTTATGTCAGGCATGATTAAAAGTTTCTTTAATAACTCGGCAAAAGGTTTCGCCTCATTTTTTACCAAAGAACAGGATTTGTCTTTAAGTGAATTGGAAGAAATGAAAGCTTTAATTGAAGAACAAATTCAAAATAAAAAAAGCAATTCCGATGACTGA
- the groL gene encoding chaperonin GroEL (60 kDa chaperone family; promotes refolding of misfolded polypeptides especially under stressful conditions; forms two stacked rings of heptamers to form a barrel-shaped 14mer; ends can be capped by GroES; misfolded proteins enter the barrel where they are refolded when GroES binds), protein MSKEIKFNIEARDLLKVGVDALANAVKVTLGPKGRNVVIDRKFGAPQITKDGVSVAKEIELSDAGANMGAQMVKEVASKTADDAGDGTTTATVLAQSIVNVGLKNVTAGANPMDLKRGIDKAVEAIVANIKAQSIEVGDNYEKIKQVAKISANNDETIGSLIAEAMEKVKKEGVITVEEAKGTETYVKVVEGMQFDRGYISPYFITNGDKMEADLENPFVLLYDKKISTMKELMPVLEPAAQAGRPLMIIAEDVEGEALATLVVNRLRGSLKVAAVKAPGFGDRRKEMLEDLAILTGGVVISEEKGLKLEQATIEMLGQCEKITIDKENTTIVNGAGAKDVIDTRVAQIRTLIENSTSDYDREKLQERLAKLAGGVAVLYVGAASEIEMKEKKDRVDDALSATRAAVEEGIVAGGGVAYIRSIAALEGLKGDNEDETVGIEIVKRAIEEPLRQIVANAGGEGAVVVDKVKSGEADFGYNARIGEYQHMIEAGVIDPAKVSRVALENAASIAGMFLTTECVLIEEKEAEAAPAMPPMGGGMPGMM, encoded by the coding sequence ATGTCAAAAGAAATTAAATTTAATATAGAGGCTCGCGATCTACTAAAAGTAGGTGTAGATGCTTTGGCAAATGCAGTAAAAGTAACCTTAGGTCCTAAAGGTAGAAACGTGGTGATCGATCGTAAATTCGGCGCGCCACAAATTACTAAGGATGGTGTGTCAGTGGCTAAAGAAATTGAATTGTCTGATGCAGGAGCAAACATGGGAGCTCAAATGGTAAAAGAGGTTGCTTCTAAAACTGCCGATGATGCAGGGGATGGAACAACAACAGCTACGGTTTTGGCTCAATCTATCGTAAATGTAGGTTTGAAAAACGTAACAGCAGGTGCGAATCCAATGGATTTGAAACGTGGTATTGATAAGGCTGTTGAAGCTATCGTAGCGAATATCAAAGCTCAGTCTATCGAAGTTGGAGATAACTACGAGAAGATCAAACAAGTTGCAAAAATCTCTGCGAACAACGATGAAACCATTGGTTCTTTGATTGCAGAAGCAATGGAAAAAGTGAAGAAAGAGGGCGTTATCACTGTTGAAGAAGCTAAGGGTACTGAAACTTACGTTAAAGTTGTTGAGGGGATGCAATTCGACCGTGGTTACATTTCACCATATTTCATCACAAATGGTGATAAAATGGAAGCAGATCTTGAGAATCCTTTCGTTTTATTGTACGATAAGAAGATCTCTACAATGAAAGAATTGATGCCAGTTCTTGAACCAGCAGCACAAGCAGGTCGTCCATTGATGATTATTGCTGAAGATGTTGAAGGGGAAGCTTTGGCAACTTTGGTTGTAAACCGTTTGAGAGGTTCATTGAAAGTGGCAGCTGTTAAGGCTCCTGGTTTTGGTGACAGAAGAAAAGAAATGTTGGAAGATCTTGCTATCCTTACAGGTGGTGTGGTTATTTCTGAAGAGAAAGGTTTGAAGCTTGAGCAAGCAACTATTGAGATGTTAGGTCAGTGTGAGAAGATCACTATCGATAAAGAAAATACAACGATTGTAAATGGTGCCGGTGCTAAAGATGTCATTGATACTCGTGTTGCTCAAATTAGAACTTTAATTGAGAACTCAACTTCTGATTACGATAGAGAAAAATTACAAGAGCGTTTAGCTAAGTTAGCTGGTGGTGTTGCTGTATTATACGTAGGTGCTGCTTCTGAAATCGAAATGAAAGAGAAGAAAGACCGTGTGGATGATGCTTTAAGTGCGACTCGTGCAGCTGTAGAAGAAGGTATTGTTGCTGGTGGTGGTGTTGCTTACATCCGCTCTATTGCAGCCTTAGAAGGTCTTAAAGGTGATAACGAAGACGAGACTGTAGGTATCGAAATCGTGAAACGTGCCATTGAAGAACCATTGCGTCAGATTGTAGCAAATGCTGGTGGCGAGGGTGCTGTTGTTGTTGATAAAGTGAAATCAGGTGAGGCTGATTTTGGATACAATGCCCGAATTGGTGAATACCAACACATGATTGAAGCCGGAGTTATCGATCCTGCTAAAGTATCTCGTGTTGCTCTTGAGAACGCTGCTTCTATTGCGGGTATGTTCTTAACAACTGAGTGTGTATTGATAGAAGAAAAAGAAGCTGAAGCTGCTCCTGCTATGCCTCCAATGGGTGGTGGTATGCCAGGTATGATGTAA
- a CDS encoding co-chaperone GroES: MAELKGKILAGKILVAPVAIEEKTASGIIIPDSAKEKPLQGKVVLVGADKKDEPMEIKAGDIVFYGKYAGTELNIDNEDYLLMSQTDILYIA; this comes from the coding sequence ATGGCAGAATTAAAAGGAAAAATTCTTGCGGGCAAAATTTTAGTAGCTCCCGTGGCAATTGAAGAAAAAACAGCTAGTGGCATTATTATTCCTGATTCAGCAAAAGAAAAACCATTACAAGGAAAAGTAGTATTGGTAGGTGCTGATAAAAAAGACGAGCCGATGGAAATTAAGGCTGGCGATATCGTTTTTTACGGTAAATATGCAGGTACAGAATTGAATATTGATAATGAAGATTATCTATTGATGTCGCAAACTGATATCTTATACATTGCCTAA
- the secG gene encoding preprotein translocase subunit SecG translates to MFTFISVLILIVCVLMVLIVLVQNSKGGGLASNFSSSNQIMGVKKTTDFLEKATWVLALSLFILCMAAAATIDRSNNGAPKSAIEQQLQETETAPETPVFPTEAPAKEEKTEKTE, encoded by the coding sequence ATGTTTACCTTTATTTCAGTATTGATCCTTATAGTTTGTGTACTAATGGTTTTAATTGTTTTGGTACAAAACTCAAAAGGAGGCGGATTAGCTTCTAACTTCTCATCTTCGAACCAGATAATGGGAGTTAAGAAAACAACAGATTTTCTTGAAAAAGCAACTTGGGTGCTAGCATTGAGCCTTTTTATACTTTGTATGGCTGCTGCTGCTACTATCGATCGTAGTAACAATGGTGCTCCTAAATCAGCTATCGAGCAGCAATTGCAAGAAACTGAAACAGCTCCTGAAACTCCGGTTTTCCCAACTGAAGCACCTGCTAAGGAAGAAAAAACTGAAAAGACAGAGTAA